A region from the Pseudonocardia petroleophila genome encodes:
- a CDS encoding [protein-PII] uridylyltransferase: MSDAITVSSAGDAQDLVRAKAVLLQTGDAKRRLSPEALRTALVDLHDFWLSSRCAAIGLTDRAALVAVGALGRRELAPWSDLDLVLLHDGRKDIDRIADQLWYPLWDAGIGLDHSVRTPGQAVQVAATDLRAAFGLLEIRHIAGDAALSDSVRASVRQAWRAGIRSRFDEIVEGAQGRWRKIGDVAHRVEPDLKNGHGGLRDVQLIDALAAAQLVDRPGGDVLEAQRLLLDVRTELHRLAGRARDVLRAQDADEVAAVLELGDRFELARALSGAARAVAFSAETSLRSARGALPRRGLAALRRNPVRRPLDSGVVEHAGEVALARDAAASRDPALVLRVAATAARTGLPVAAGTLHRLADTAPELREPWPRDALGELLSLLGTGRPLVDVVEALDRTGLWGRLFPEWGAVRDLPPRDRAHVWTVDRHLVEACAQVARLTTRVARPDLLLVGTLLHDIGKGRGGDHSVVGESLAVQVGRRLGFTEPDVVVLGAMVRHHLLLPHTATRRDLDDPATVTRVVETLDEAVGDGAPGTSGLLLDLLTALAEADSLATGPGVWSPWKKTLIGDLSRRCRALLAGEPLPAPPDDSDQEMAAAVLADHRPQVRFADEATPATVLVAVPAAKGSLAAAAGVLALHSLEVHAAELSTTGEVAVFRFTVSPRFGGLPDPALLRTDLGRVVDGTLVLADALARKERDYAPTNSSEPPAPPRVLWFDDEATGAVVLELRGTDRIGLLHRVAAALEGCDAELRWARVATLGSSVVDSFSLAGPNGDGAIRTADRRRIEQAVIAAVG; the protein is encoded by the coding sequence GTGAGCGACGCCATCACCGTGTCGTCCGCGGGAGACGCCCAGGACCTGGTGCGCGCCAAGGCCGTCCTGCTGCAGACCGGGGACGCGAAGCGCCGCCTGTCCCCGGAGGCGCTGCGCACCGCGCTCGTCGACCTCCACGACTTCTGGCTGTCCTCGCGCTGCGCGGCGATCGGGCTCACCGACCGCGCCGCGCTGGTCGCCGTCGGGGCGCTGGGCCGCCGCGAGCTCGCGCCGTGGTCCGACCTCGACCTCGTGCTGCTGCACGACGGCCGCAAGGACATCGACCGGATCGCCGACCAGCTCTGGTACCCGCTGTGGGACGCGGGGATCGGGCTCGACCACTCCGTGCGCACGCCCGGCCAGGCCGTGCAGGTGGCGGCCACCGACCTGCGCGCCGCGTTCGGGCTGCTGGAGATCCGCCACATCGCGGGCGACGCCGCCCTGTCCGACTCGGTCCGCGCGTCGGTCCGGCAGGCCTGGCGCGCGGGCATCCGCAGCCGCTTCGACGAGATCGTCGAGGGGGCCCAGGGGCGCTGGCGCAAGATCGGCGACGTCGCGCACCGCGTGGAGCCCGACCTGAAGAACGGCCACGGCGGCCTGCGCGACGTCCAGCTCATCGACGCCCTCGCCGCGGCCCAGCTCGTCGACCGCCCCGGCGGCGACGTGCTGGAGGCCCAGCGCCTGCTGCTCGACGTCCGCACGGAGCTGCACCGCCTCGCCGGCCGCGCCCGCGACGTCCTGCGCGCCCAGGACGCCGACGAGGTCGCCGCCGTGCTGGAGCTGGGTGACCGCTTCGAGCTGGCCCGCGCCCTGTCCGGCGCCGCAAGGGCGGTGGCGTTCTCCGCGGAGACCAGCCTGCGCTCGGCCCGGGGGGCGCTGCCCAGGCGGGGCCTCGCCGCGCTGCGCCGCAACCCGGTGCGCCGCCCGCTCGACTCCGGCGTCGTCGAGCACGCGGGGGAGGTCGCGCTGGCCCGCGACGCCGCCGCGTCGCGCGATCCCGCCCTGGTCCTGCGCGTGGCCGCCACCGCGGCGCGCACCGGCCTCCCGGTCGCGGCGGGCACGCTGCACCGGTTGGCCGACACCGCCCCCGAGCTGCGCGAACCCTGGCCCCGCGACGCGCTCGGCGAGCTGCTGTCGCTGCTGGGCACCGGCCGCCCGCTCGTCGACGTGGTGGAGGCGCTGGACCGCACCGGGCTGTGGGGGCGGCTGTTCCCCGAGTGGGGCGCGGTCCGCGACCTGCCGCCGCGCGACCGGGCCCACGTGTGGACCGTCGACCGGCACCTCGTCGAGGCCTGCGCGCAGGTCGCCCGGCTGACCACGCGCGTCGCCCGGCCGGACCTGCTGCTGGTGGGCACGCTGCTGCACGACATCGGCAAGGGCCGCGGCGGCGACCACTCCGTGGTGGGCGAGTCGCTGGCGGTGCAGGTCGGGCGGCGGCTCGGGTTCACCGAGCCGGACGTCGTGGTGCTGGGGGCGATGGTCCGCCACCACCTGCTGCTCCCGCACACGGCCACCCGCCGCGACCTCGACGACCCGGCCACCGTCACGCGCGTCGTCGAGACGCTCGACGAGGCCGTGGGCGACGGCGCCCCCGGCACGAGCGGGTTGCTGCTGGACCTGCTCACCGCGCTCGCGGAGGCCGACTCCCTCGCCACCGGGCCGGGCGTGTGGAGCCCGTGGAAGAAGACGCTGATCGGCGACCTGTCCCGGCGCTGCCGCGCGCTGCTGGCCGGGGAACCGCTGCCGGCCCCGCCCGACGACTCCGACCAGGAGATGGCCGCGGCCGTGCTCGCCGACCACCGCCCGCAGGTGCGGTTCGCCGACGAGGCCACCCCGGCCACCGTGCTGGTGGCGGTGCCCGCGGCGAAGGGGTCGCTCGCGGCCGCGGCGGGCGTGCTCGCCCTGCACTCGCTGGAGGTGCACGCCGCGGAGCTGTCGACGACCGGTGAGGTCGCGGTCTTCCGGTTCACGGTGTCGCCGCGCTTCGGCGGGCTGCCCGATCCGGCGCTGCTGCGCACCGACCTCGGGCGCGTCGTCGACGGCACGCTGGTCCTGGCCGACGCGCTGGCCCGCAAGGAGCGCGACTACGCCCCGACCAACTCCTCGGAGCCCCCGGCCCCGCCCCGGGTCCTGTGGTTCGACGACGAGGCCACCGGTGCGGTGGTGCTGGAGCTGCGCGGCACCGACCGCATCGGGCTGCTGCACCGCGTCGCCGCCGCGCTGGAGGGCTGCGACGCCGAGCTGCGGTGGGCCCGCGTCGCGACGCTCGGGTCCTCGGTCGTCGACTCCTTCTCCCTGGCCGGGCCGAACGGCGACGGCGCCATCCGCACCGCCGACCGGCGCCGCATCGAGCAGGCGGTGATCGCCGCCGTCGGCTGA
- a CDS encoding P-II family nitrogen regulator has translation MMLVTAIVKPFALDDVRSGLEDLDVAGMTVSEVSGYGRQRGHTEVYRGADYQVDFVPKVRVEIVVDDGVVEKVIDTVLAAARTGKIGDGKVWVTPVETVVRVRTGERGADAL, from the coding sequence ATGATGCTCGTGACGGCCATCGTGAAGCCGTTCGCCCTGGACGACGTCCGCTCCGGACTGGAGGACCTCGACGTCGCCGGGATGACCGTGAGCGAGGTGTCCGGCTACGGTCGGCAGCGCGGCCACACCGAGGTCTACCGCGGTGCCGACTACCAGGTGGACTTCGTGCCCAAGGTGCGCGTGGAGATCGTCGTCGACGACGGGGTGGTGGAGAAGGTGATCGACACCGTGCTGGCCGCCGCGCGGACGGGCAAGATCGGCGACGGCAAGGTGTGGGTGACGCCCGTGGAGACCGTGGTGCGGGTCCGCACCGGTGAACGGGGCGCCGACGCGCTGTGA
- a CDS encoding P-II family nitrogen regulator — protein sequence MKLVTAIVKPFVLEDVKGALEQIGVLGMTVSEVQGYGRQKGHTEVYRGAEYSVDFVPKVRVEVVADDALAEKVVDAVVEAARTGKIGDGKVWVTPVESVIRVRTGERGTDAI from the coding sequence ATGAAGCTGGTCACGGCGATCGTCAAGCCGTTCGTGCTGGAGGACGTGAAGGGGGCGCTGGAGCAGATCGGCGTCCTGGGCATGACCGTCAGCGAGGTCCAGGGCTACGGCCGGCAGAAGGGCCACACCGAGGTCTACCGCGGCGCGGAGTACTCCGTCGACTTCGTGCCGAAGGTCCGCGTGGAGGTCGTCGCCGACGACGCCCTCGCGGAGAAGGTCGTGGACGCCGTCGTCGAGGCCGCCCGCACCGGCAAGATCGGTGACGGGAAGGTCTGGGTGACCCCGGTCGAGAGCGTGATCCGGGTGCGCACCGGCGAGCGCGGAACCGACGCGATCTAG
- a CDS encoding ammonium transporter — MLTATALVLLMTPGLALFYGGMVRSKSVLNMMMMSFASMGLVGVLWVLYGYSMTFGTSVGDAGIVADPLQFAGLQGLTAGTYLADAEAGTEVAVPLVGTIPSLVFVGFQATFAIITVALISGAVADRMKFGSWLVFAGIWVSIVYFPVAHWVFNFDDVTAGAGGWIANDLAAIDFAGGTAVHINAGIAALVLAIVLGKRRGWPREPMRPHNLPLVMLGAALLWFGWFGFNAGSAVGSGAIAGFAFLNTIVATAAAMIAWLLVERFRDGHPTSLGAASGVVAGLVAITPACSSVSPLGAIAVGAIASVLCALAVGLKFRFGFDDSLDVVGVHLVGGLAGTLLIGFFATADSPAGVAGLFYGGGADQLWRQAVGAFAVLAYSGIVTAIIAFALKFSIGLRISDEDEATGIDETEHAESGYDFSTLRGGSGLRPSAGASTQSARDHEPATAGQEV; from the coding sequence ATGTTGACAGCGACGGCCCTGGTGTTGCTCATGACGCCGGGACTCGCGCTGTTCTACGGCGGCATGGTGCGCAGCAAGAGCGTGCTGAACATGATGATGATGAGCTTCGCCTCGATGGGCCTGGTCGGCGTCCTGTGGGTGCTGTACGGCTACTCGATGACGTTCGGCACGAGCGTGGGCGACGCCGGCATCGTCGCCGACCCGCTGCAGTTCGCCGGGCTGCAGGGCCTGACGGCCGGCACGTACCTCGCCGACGCCGAGGCCGGCACCGAGGTGGCCGTCCCGCTGGTCGGCACGATCCCCTCGCTGGTGTTCGTCGGCTTCCAGGCCACGTTCGCGATCATCACCGTGGCCCTGATCTCGGGTGCGGTCGCCGACCGCATGAAGTTCGGCTCCTGGCTGGTCTTCGCCGGCATCTGGGTGTCGATCGTCTACTTCCCGGTCGCGCACTGGGTCTTCAACTTCGACGACGTCACCGCGGGTGCGGGCGGCTGGATCGCCAACGACCTCGCCGCGATCGACTTCGCCGGTGGTACCGCGGTCCACATCAACGCCGGTATCGCCGCGCTGGTGCTCGCCATCGTCCTCGGCAAGCGCCGCGGCTGGCCGCGCGAGCCCATGCGGCCGCACAACCTGCCGCTGGTCATGCTCGGTGCCGCCCTCCTGTGGTTCGGCTGGTTCGGCTTCAACGCCGGTTCGGCCGTCGGCTCGGGTGCCATCGCCGGCTTCGCGTTCCTCAACACCATCGTCGCCACCGCGGCCGCGATGATCGCCTGGTTGCTCGTCGAGCGCTTCCGCGACGGTCACCCGACCAGCCTCGGTGCCGCGTCCGGCGTCGTCGCGGGTCTGGTCGCGATCACCCCCGCCTGTTCCTCGGTGTCGCCGCTGGGCGCCATCGCGGTCGGGGCCATCGCCAGCGTCCTGTGCGCCCTGGCCGTCGGCCTGAAGTTCCGCTTCGGCTTCGACGACTCGCTCGACGTCGTCGGCGTCCACCTCGTCGGCGGTCTCGCCGGCACGCTGCTCATCGGCTTCTTCGCCACCGCCGACTCGCCGGCCGGTGTCGCCGGGCTCTTCTACGGCGGCGGCGCCGACCAGCTGTGGCGCCAGGCCGTCGGTGCCTTCGCGGTGCTGGCCTACTCCGGCATCGTCACGGCGATCATCGCCTTCGCGCTGAAGTTCTCGATCGGCCTGCGCATCTCCGACGAGGACGAGGCCACGGGCATCGACGAGACCGAGCACGCGGAGTCGGGCTACGACTTCTCCACCCTGCGGGGCGGCAGCGGCCTGCGTCCGTCCGCTGGGGCGTCGACGCAGTCGGCGCGCGACCACGAGCCGGCCACCGCCGGTCAGGAGGTCTGA